The genomic segment atataaaaaaaaagaaagttataAATAAGGCTAAATAGAAGATGTTGGCGATCTAATGTTTTGGAACATTTCACCTTTCAGTTTAGGAAAAGCTATTCAATATGACAAGTGATCAGATCCTGTATGCACTGTGTGTGAAAACACTTCTGTAATTACAATAGGTTAGTCATTAGTGTTGACTGAAATCAGTGTGTTAATCTTGGAAAACTGATGTGCATTTTTATACATACTTTTAGTCCAGAGGAGAACTCCACCATCTCTTCTGCCTGGACATTCCTCAGACCGTACACTCTGGCAATACCGTCACCAATGGACAGCACACGTCCTGTCTCCTCCAGGTCTGCAGAGGTGTCGGCTCCCATGATCTTCTCCTCCAGGATTGAAGACACCTCGGCTGTGCCTGTGAAAGAGACGATGCATGTTATAGAATCTTTCTTAGCCACAATAAAAACACGTGGCCACAAGGTGACattcatttatgtttgttttaaaattacATAACAAAATCTTGGATCGTCCCagattataatttttttttaagttacaattttggaaaaacaaatctctATATAAACATCTTGTCATGAAACTGGATGACATTTAGGATATTGGTTacaatactatattatatattatatcttaaAATGGTGTCTATTATAggaattaatttaattaaatgcataCAATTTTCTGATAACGAGAGGCCACTAGAGTCACACTAGTAAAAAGACCACTAGCTTAGGATAAACATTGTTAAGGCTAACACAAAGGTAGCATAACACTATTGATAGATATTGTGATGTTGCTGTGACTTTGTCAGTGACAggatctttatttttctctctttggttAACTCTTTTAGACAAGTTATACATTCGTAAGTCTTAAAAATGGCACATGCGAGTACTAATGAGCTAGTCTGTCCAATAATTTTGCACCTGTAGAATgctttttctgtttgatttggCATAGCAATTACAAAGATAAGCTCCTGGAAACATAGTATGATCAATGACCTTCATCGATTACCCTTGGGTGCTGCTGACCTATAAAGTGAAGGATAAAGTttctgacatgttgtttttggctttcTCACCTGTCTTCTGCAGCcatggtctgtgtgtgtggaggtggttGACCCCAACGCAGGCGGCCGGTACAGCCTTGGATACCTGATTCAATGACAGACGGATTTAATTGAACGTAGATTGCCGATAAAATTTCGCCAAACATTGCAGCGACAGTTAAAATAATGTTGACCTGGTGTAACGTTGTGCAGCGGAGATGACATGCGCTGTCAGGCTTTCTGACCTTCAAAGCGTGGCTGAATGAGCCGTTAGCTGgtagctagcattagcttatGTGCTAACTTTAGCGCTGCTCGCTGCAGGACGACGACTGTCGTTTTCACAAGGACAACTTCAACAAgcacatttaatttaacaatCTCACGGTTACTAACACGGATTATCAATCAGCACAGTTTAGCAGTGTTTAGGGCCGCATTAATAAGTTAGCTAGCGGCCTGGGACGTTACCGTTACCCTTCACGCCTACAAGGTTCTCACTGATCTTAAATAAACTAACTGCAACATCCCTATTACATGTagattatttaattaaaatacttACAAATCCAGCCCTTCTGGGCAGGGTCCTGACCAAAGCTGCTGCAACTCTTACGGATAGCATTTTCTCGGGTTGCTAATGACCTGTCCTCCACCACTAGCGACCTGCCTGTGAGTGAGAATGTAATGGCTGAATGAACTCTTCTTCTATTTATGAGACGCTGATGTTACGCTTCCTGCTTTACTGCTTAACTCTGCCACCTGTCGTCACGTAGATGCTACTACTGGCCGCTACAGTcgcaatcagaatcagaaatactttattgatccccggggggaaattatacagtaccggtgctcccattcaagcgtagaaagcagcatacatttagagaaaaaaaaaagtatgtacaaaatataaaaataagaaatagaaaataaaaatatacacatttacaatatttaagtgaaaaataaaagtatatacaaaaaaaatatacaacagcaatgtatatgtttgtctatatatgtatatatgtatgtattgccCAATATTATTCCTCATAACTTCATTGTTGTGAAAGTATtgagatcctttacttaagtaacagtagaatcaggaaaatgtaaaagttaaatgtaaaagaaaaatatcccCTGTGTATATTATACTATTTGTGAAGTTCCCTTATACACAGTTACATTTGGTAGAGAGACCTGACCTGGCTCTATTATTATACTAACATATTTTCCATATATATAGGCATCAGTGGGGTTGATGGAGGGGAttagaatagaacagaaaaatataatttgttcATTGAAAGGAAGAGTGAAAAGGGCCTAATTGAATGTAGTCTTTCAACTGCTTGTGTGGACTgaagttacatttttatcacTGACTATATGCCAATAGAGACAGGTGGGAAATGCAGAGAGTTTAACTCATCAACATATTTGCACATCATTAGAAAAGGCTTCAGccaattcattttaaatgcataattaaaggggcactccactgatttttcAAATTAAGTTCAGTTTACACATCAGGATGAgcactactcagcctgtgaaaagaTGACGGTTATATCAGCTTGGGCTTAaaactacagctgaaacaattagtcgattgatAAGTCGATTGTCGATcgattcattacattttttaaagcaaagcaaacattctctgattccagcttttcaaatgtgaggatttgctgcttttctctgttttatttaattggaaattgaatatctttggactttTTGTCTAACAGAAAATGCTGTTTGAAgatgtcaacttgggctctCTGAAACTGTGATGGAAATTATTCATAATTTTATGAAATTGCATAGACTAAACGAGTTATAATAgtcagattaattgataattaaaaataatcgttagttgcagccctacttgaGACTTCTGCAAGTTGGCATTTGGCGATGAGACAGCGGTTCTAATGACcgatgctattgagttgcaccatgggaaatgtaggattctGCTTTTTTAGGAGCTTGACCAGAGAATATGAGGATATCttagcctctgctgctttgattttgaccattcttcatAAAATCTGTCAGTCTGCTGCGAGTCCCCCAACTTTGTGGAACTGCCTCTGTGGAAGAATCCAAAATTAAGGCCGCCATATTCATATGAGACTACCGATGTTTTAATTTACTGTGTATGGTTTTGccctaaaaaataaacaacagccgATTAATATCCTTacagttctttttttatcaaGATGAATGGACAAGGAAGGATAATATATACACCCAGCGTTGGTATGTAGCGCCGCAACATCGCCCTCTTTTGCTCCGGACATCAAATGACATGTCTGCTTTTGTCAACGACAACCAAGCGAGTCAGACAGTCGTTTCGTTTGGTTTGCCTGTGGTGCTAGCCAGCCAGCAACAACCAGCCGCCTGAATGTAGATCCGCATGGGCTACTACTACTCTATCTCTCCAAATAACCCAGCGGAATCATAAGATAAGGATCCCAGGATGGTCTTAGTGCATGTCGGATATCTGGTTCTTCCTGTATTCGGCTCAGTAAGAAACAGAGGTACGGTATTAATATTCATATCGATCCAAAACATGTGCCCTGTTTATCTTAATATTCACTGCAGCTGTTGGCTAGCTAGCTCGAGCTTAGCCGTTTGGTTCGCTCGCGTTAGCTATCTTAAAATTAACGGTCAAATTATTCGCGACCTGCCCGCAACGAGATTCTACTTTAATTTGTATTCATTGAAGAATAATGTAAACCACCGACTAATGTAGTTTGCCGGGTGTAATTGCGCCTAATCTAAAAGAAATATCTCCGCTAAAGATAAGCTAACTGGCTCGTTGGCTCCGGCTATATCTTGGAACGGAAACATTTCTCACAAAGGATTCCACATACACGGGGCGTGCGGTCCAAAATACCTGATGTCAAAAACACATTCCTGCATAGACAATCGTGTTAGACAATACTAATCTGAGATACACATGTTATTTGTCTGGTTTTTAATTCGGCAACATTACGATGTATTGTTATATCCCCAAGGCGCTATCGTGTATTTGCACTGTAAAATACCGCAAAATAGACGTAGCCTTTCCAGCCAGTCAGCTTATCTGTGCCTGGATGATGTCATTTGAAGATCACCTTCTTCTGCTAGCGCTCGCCGTTTTTCCACCGTGATTTTAGTAATTGTTATCCGTGTCAATTGGCCAATGTACTAATCGATACATGGCCAATTACCCGGGGAGCTTGGACTTCCGAGCTATCCACGTTATCAGTCGCCTTTTTCTattatttgctaattagcaattcagcagctgtttgtttgaagCTGCCGGATTGCAAAAAGACCCGAGTATGCGGTCACAGTTAAACAATGATAAAGCTACAGTGTAACATTAATTTCATAACAGTGGCGTCAGTgatttcattgtgcttttatttctgttcttatttCCCTGTTTCATAGTATGGAGGCTGGCTCTACATTCTGCATTTATCAGATCTTTGTCGTCCCCCCCATTGTGTAGCTAATGatcatctgctgctgtgtggtgtGGCGTGGCCTCTGCCTGTTCTCTGCATTTAGCTGTATTGTGAATCccttcttcatttcctctttccatcAGAAGACGACATTGGTATTAAAAAGCACCCCCTTCCCAAGATGTATTCAGCCATAGACTTTCCATGTTAAGCAGACTAAAACAATAGCTAACACCTAGAACAGAGcaccttttttgtctttttctgtcaagTTGCTGTAGCACTGAGTAAACATTTTAGCTCCTTCTTAGATATCAGTTGAATGTCATTGTGTACCTCCCATCCAGTCTTGATAGACAACATGCTGTAAATTCCTGTAAAGTGGATACATTTTGCATGATCTTAAATACTGCACTGCATTGTTGAACACCAGAATTGGCTCATCTTCCTTCTCTTCACACAAGGTGCAATGTACATGATTAAAGTGACctataattgaaaaaaaaagcatgcaaatTGGAACCATATGCATGCCATTTTTATTGATAAACTCAGCATTTCAGCAAATGCTGTGATCACTTCAAATTACTCGAAGGTACACTGCACCTGCACACAACAACCTACCATAACTGTCTCCATTTTTGTGTAATCCTTTTGTTCCCTTTGCAAATTTCAAGCTTCGAATCACACTGAATTGTCTGGGCTGTTTGTCCCTTACTGGCAAATGAAACTCTATAAACATTTAAGTAAGCAAAACATGCTCACTGGTGGTTCATCACTTCCCAATTTTCCCCACTAACATAAGGCCAAAATGCTATCCATTTCACAGGGATGCCTATTTTCCTGCACTGCTAAAAAGATCCTCTATTAGTAATAACGTCTTTATTGTTTGGTTGTGGTCTCTCTTTACCTTTTGTTCTGGTAATAGTACTTTCAATGCATGGTCACATTTATGATtcataatttttgttttttgtttttctacattgACTAGTGAAAATCCAATGTAATCTTTCTGTAGTAAAGATGTACCCTGCTGTACTGAAATCATGTGCTGTAGCCAACACGTCTGCTCATTGGATGCcgcttttgttctttttaaccCTATATGGAGCATGGTGGGCCTTGCCTTCAGtctatgttgtttatttttgttgcatgGATTTATACTATTATtacaaacaagaaagaaaacacaaattccACATATACTAATATTTTTCAATAAAGAATATAGTGTTTTTCCTAACCTTCAGTGTGCTTCTTGCTGATTTCCATTTAttgtcctccctctcccttgTCCCTacctgcccccctcccctcctccaccccccacccacctcctctcctgctgtgacAAAGATAGACAATTTCCACGCTTCCTCCATCACAGGGCCTGAATGAGTCTATCTGCTGTCATTCATGGTGATCGTTTTCACTGAGACGCTTGAAAACGCAGTGTGCTACTTACAGTCTAGACTTGAGCCTTTGACCCACGGCAGCAAGGTCATCTCTTGCCTGCCCGGCTGCACTGACGACTTGTCAAGCTGAAAATATTGCTGGAAAGTCATACTGCTTATCTTTCCTGGGAGTGTTTTAAAACCATACTGCGTTTTTCAAGTGAACTCCTAGTAAATGCAATGTAGACTTTGCCTATTTCCTCATGATTTTTACAAACATATTTCCACTGTTTACATCAGAATTCGTCATGTCTTTTACACTGTCAAAGCAGATTAAACTTGAATCGTTCTGGAGTTTTACATCTTCTATAAGAACTGCACAATTTTTAGTCTCTAAACTGGTAGGCTTCTTTAAAATTCACTGCTTCAGTTTGTGCCAGACGGACATAACAGAGCACAGTATGTTGAATCCTGCTCCACTGCAGGCCTATCATGGCTCCCTTTGGCTCAAAAGTTTCTAATCAAAGCTAAATTTGTTATTGCAACTTCTCAGCCCTTCCATAATCAAAAAGGTTTCTTTTTTAAGCTTAAGAACGGAATTAAAACCATATTGCACCACAGCACAAGTCTTTTTCTCCCCGTTGAGTCTCTGCAGCAGGCTGCTCACTGCATTTGCCAAATAGCTGTGGTtggagaaagtaaaaaaaaagcattcaagCTATTTCCTCTCAACTCCTGAATGTTCACATGTGAGCATAACAAGTAGAGCTTTACTGTATTTGTAAGACACAAAGATACAGTAGGTTTCAGTGAAGCACAGATATATGATAATGTCAAGTTATTGtctgatttcatttttaagaagGAGTGAATTGTTCTTTATGGTTATGCAGATGGAGTTGGCATAGAAGCAGTTTAATGTATATCTTCTAGACAGCCAGGTACTGAAGGTTTTATTCTGAGTGCACTGACCCACTGTCGGCTGCAGAATTTACAAGAACTGAGCTGCGTCGAAGACCATATACTGGTCGATTTCATCTATTCTGATCCAGTTTGCGTGTCTGTGAATCAGAAGACCAGGAGTTGATCCAGAGGTCGGAAATGCAGTTAAAGAAATGAAAGTTCGTGTTTTGTGTACAGTACCAAAAACGGTTGTCATGTTCATGGTACTTGTGGTAACCATCATtttcccaccccccccccacagaagTTTTTTTCACCCTAGGTAAGAGGTAGGGCTTCATTAACATGCtatatcacacaaacacactgacaccacATTTCACCCACAATTAATTCCAGCTGATCTCTCCCCTCAGGTGCCTGACAACTTCTCCTTATCCTCCACAGGATCCCATTTCAAccggcaacagcagcagcagcacagccatGCTACCTCTTGCCGGCACTTCCAGTTAGGTCCTCAGGCCCCGCTGCCCATGGACTTCCCCATGCCCCACCCAGGGCAGCCACAGTCAGGCATTAACCCCCACCTGGCCCCTCCTGGCCACCAGCATGGCCCTCCGCTCCACCCACCCCTCAACCCCCTGCCCGCTCCCCAGTTCCAGGACATCCCTGCCCCTCCCTTCCTACCTCAGGCATTACACCAGCAAtacctcctccagcagcagatccTCGAGGCCCAGCACCGACACATCCTGCCACCCTCCAGGTATCCACACGGGTTTGCAGGGAAATTTACAAAgaagataaaagacaaaatattttctgtttccagtGAACCACATGGTTCAGGCAGACTGTTGGGGGCTATAAGGATTTTGCAGTGACATCATATTTAAGACTTTTACTCTTCTTTTTCCCAGGATGTTTTCAAATGCTTGGTTATTTGTCTTAGCAGACGCACCCCAGAGAGAGTTCCTCACCAGCCCCACAGACTGCGGCCTGGCTATGAGTTTGCGCCCCCTCTTCATGTCCCTCCTCAGCCAGTGGTGCAGCAGCCCCGCTACCTGGCTGAGGGCACAGACTGGTAAGCAAAATGGCTCTTATAATACAGTATGCAGTAACAGTCTCAgctattttgtatttgttagaAAAGTAAGTTTAGATTTCATACcaacaaagtgtttttaaatgatacaCAATAATGTAATACTCATTTTCACACCACTGATAATCTAATTCGGAAGAGATGTTCTTTTTGAGACCAGATTAAAGGGGTTTAAGACCAAGTTGAAAAAGAGCCCAAGGCAAATCAAATCTTATTAGACACTAAAATCACTGTATACATCTCTCCAAATGTAACATTATTACATAAGGACTTTCTTTTGCACAGTATACAGTCCTACAGAGGCAAGCAATAccaaatactttgtttttttctagaAGAAAATGGTTGTCATGTTGGTTTAGATTTCATACCAACAGAAATGATATAAAGTTTATAAGTTTCAAGATCTTTaccagtttgtttttgtactgctggagagaaacaaaggTAGAACAGGTGAAGGGAAACATTTAGTAGTTTATAACATTTAATAGTCTcaatatgtaaaagaaaaatgggaaaGAGAGTATTGAGATATGAGATTGTGTTTGGCAAAACGTGGAAGATACACCACACATCCACCAATTCACAAATGTGGAGTGTTTATCCTGAAAAAAACTAAGGTAATGGTATTTAACAAATACTAGGATATGAAGTCCCTATGAGTTTTGTGGTACTTTTATCTCTCTCACTTCTGTACTAGAAATTGTACTAGTAAGCAATAAATACACGATTAagttttaataatatttaataataacttttaataGCAAGTAAATAAGCTATGACCCACACACAGATGGCTAGTACGGACACAAATCTTTAGACTAGCAGAAGCACAATTGGACGTCAtgtatttcaaccatttatccattac from the Enoplosus armatus isolate fEnoArm2 chromosome 4, fEnoArm2.hap1, whole genome shotgun sequence genome contains:
- the ark2cb gene encoding E3 ubiquitin-protein ligase ARK2C isoform X1 → MVLVHVGYLVLPVFGSVRNRGSHFNRQQQQQHSHATSCRHFQLGPQAPLPMDFPMPHPGQPQSGINPHLAPPGHQHGPPLHPPLNPLPAPQFQDIPAPPFLPQALHQQYLLQQQILEAQHRHILPPSRYPHGFAGKFTKKIKDKIFSDVFKCLVICLSRRTPERVPHQPHRLRPGYEFAPPLHVPPQPVVQQPRYLAEGTDWDLSVDAGLPPHQYHIHPLPQHYQHYLTSPRMHHFPRNNASTQVVVHEIRNYPYPQLHLLALQSLNPSRHASAVRESYEELLQLEDRLGSVNRGAVQTTIERFTFPHKYKKRIPQDLKMCLDDEELDTDEKCTICLSMLEDGEDVRRLPCMHLFHQACVDQWLATSRKCPICRVDIETQLTPDS